From Candidatus Dormiibacterota bacterium, a single genomic window includes:
- the queG gene encoding tRNA epoxyqueuosine(34) reductase QueG — translation MVAKEAVVELVRDAAAENGACDVRIAPAFVDETTRTRLRAAFARGDFATWGYGDDRAVRATDPATILERASSVLCVAFAYATAAPSRAPLTGRVSNYAWSLDYHERLLHVLRAAARRIDELAGAPVTAIACDTKPIAERAYAARAGLGWTGKHTNLISRRLGSYVFLGEIVTTLELEPDAPLRTGCGACSRCVDACPTGALRGDYTIDATRCISDLTQRTDAIPRELRPLVGEWVWGCDICQSVCPPTQRAGERGARADAAVNAFAATPELVRLLRMRSSEYRRYIARTAMGWRGAAVLRRNAAVALGNALDRSTVPALVEALDRDPHPMVRGHAAWALGRIGSPAALAALQARMECERDGTVREEIAAVLVRT, via the coding sequence GTGGTTGCGAAGGAGGCCGTGGTCGAGCTCGTGCGCGATGCTGCAGCGGAGAACGGAGCGTGTGACGTGCGCATTGCTCCGGCATTCGTCGACGAAACCACGCGTACGCGGCTGCGTGCGGCGTTCGCGCGCGGCGATTTCGCGACGTGGGGCTATGGCGACGACCGGGCCGTGCGAGCCACGGACCCGGCGACGATTCTCGAGCGCGCAAGCAGCGTGCTGTGCGTTGCGTTCGCCTACGCGACCGCCGCGCCGAGTCGCGCGCCCTTGACAGGGCGCGTCTCGAACTACGCGTGGTCGCTCGACTACCACGAACGCTTGTTGCACGTGCTTCGAGCGGCGGCCCGTCGCATCGACGAGCTGGCCGGTGCGCCCGTGACGGCTATCGCCTGCGACACGAAACCGATTGCCGAACGTGCGTACGCAGCACGTGCGGGGCTGGGTTGGACCGGCAAGCACACGAATCTGATCTCCCGCCGCCTGGGATCGTACGTCTTTCTGGGGGAGATCGTCACCACGCTCGAGCTCGAGCCGGACGCGCCGCTGCGTACCGGTTGCGGGGCGTGCTCGCGTTGCGTCGATGCGTGTCCGACGGGCGCGCTTCGCGGCGATTATACGATCGATGCGACGCGCTGCATCTCCGATTTGACACAGCGCACGGACGCGATTCCACGCGAGCTCCGTCCGCTCGTCGGCGAGTGGGTGTGGGGATGCGACATCTGCCAGAGCGTTTGCCCGCCGACGCAGCGGGCGGGCGAGCGCGGAGCGCGCGCGGACGCGGCGGTGAACGCATTCGCGGCCACGCCTGAACTCGTGCGCCTGCTGCGGATGCGCTCGAGCGAGTACCGCAGGTACATTGCACGTACGGCGATGGGCTGGCGAGGCGCCGCCGTGTTGCGCCGTAACGCGGCGGTGGCGCTTGGCAACGCGTTGGATCGTTCGACCGTTCCGGCGCTGGTGGAGGCCTTGGATCGCGACCCGCACCCGATGGTGCGCGGGCACGCAGCCTGGGCCTTGGGACGCATCGGATCCCCAGCGGCGCTCGCGGCACTGCAGGCGCGGATGGAATGCGAACGAGACGGTACGGTACGCGAGGAGATCGCAGCAGTGCTCGTGCGCACGTGA
- a CDS encoding deoxyribodipyrimidine photo-lyase codes for MIVCRFTRDLRLEDHAALATAADRGPVLPALVVDGELNASLRRSPRRAAFFAGAVRALDEALRERGSRLVVRRGEAPEALVRLARESGASGIVWSARYDGAGARADLSLRASLEEAGVHAQCVHDAPAIGPEEIARSPDGGYRAFQPYFERWRSLPIASYDRPILLHFAQPESESEALPAAREFGATSAAEDAAPAHALERLQAFLDGAARGYAADRYLPAVDGTSRLCAHLSFGTLALRTAVRATQRCLENPFLLNEERRSLRLFLRSLALRDFFLQLAWFHPETDDAALQVRMREFAFARQHPHLDAWREGRTGYPLVDAGIRQLRKTGWMHPHVRSVAASFLCFDLGVDWRVGRETWDRFEVEDDAAIASGNWQWIAGIGADLVQYPRIYNPRRQQLRFDPLGEYVRRWIPELAHAPLHGARERVPMLPLYDAASYPSPVVDHAREARAFLERYRSYAAPRRGGAQGSPATGG; via the coding sequence GTGATCGTCTGCCGATTCACGCGCGACCTACGCTTGGAGGATCACGCCGCACTCGCGACGGCAGCGGATCGCGGGCCCGTCCTTCCGGCGCTGGTCGTCGACGGCGAGCTGAACGCAAGTCTCCGCCGGTCGCCGCGCCGCGCGGCGTTCTTTGCCGGCGCGGTGCGCGCGCTCGATGAGGCGTTGCGCGAGCGTGGGAGCCGCCTCGTCGTACGTCGCGGCGAAGCCCCCGAAGCGTTGGTGCGCTTGGCGCGAGAGAGCGGGGCGAGCGGCATCGTCTGGAGCGCTCGATACGACGGCGCGGGCGCGCGCGCCGATCTATCGCTACGCGCGTCATTGGAAGAGGCGGGCGTGCACGCGCAATGCGTTCACGATGCTCCGGCAATCGGCCCCGAAGAGATCGCACGCAGCCCGGACGGCGGTTATCGCGCGTTCCAGCCGTACTTCGAGCGCTGGCGATCGCTCCCGATCGCATCCTACGATCGTCCGATCCTCCTGCACTTTGCGCAGCCCGAGAGCGAGAGCGAGGCCTTGCCGGCAGCGCGAGAGTTCGGGGCAACGAGCGCGGCGGAGGACGCCGCACCAGCCCACGCGCTCGAGCGCCTCCAGGCGTTCCTTGACGGCGCCGCGCGCGGATATGCGGCAGATCGCTACCTGCCCGCGGTCGACGGAACGTCGCGCCTTTGCGCGCACCTTTCGTTTGGAACGCTCGCGCTGCGGACGGCGGTGCGCGCAACCCAACGCTGCCTCGAGAATCCCTTTCTGCTCAACGAGGAGCGCCGCTCCCTGCGCCTCTTCCTGCGCTCGCTTGCGTTGCGCGACTTCTTTCTGCAGCTCGCATGGTTCCATCCCGAGACCGACGACGCGGCACTGCAGGTGCGCATGCGCGAGTTCGCGTTTGCACGGCAGCACCCGCATCTCGATGCGTGGAGAGAAGGCAGGACCGGATACCCGCTCGTCGATGCGGGAATCCGGCAGTTGCGAAAGACGGGGTGGATGCATCCGCACGTCCGCTCGGTGGCTGCCTCTTTTCTCTGCTTCGATTTGGGAGTGGACTGGCGCGTAGGGCGGGAGACCTGGGATCGTTTCGAGGTCGAGGACGATGCGGCAATCGCGAGCGGAAACTGGCAATGGATTGCGGGCATCGGTGCAGATCTCGTGCAGTATCCGAGGATCTACAACCCTCGCCGCCAACAGCTGCGCTTCGACCCGCTGGGTGAGTACGTGCGGCGATGGATTCCGGAGCTGGCGCACGCGCCGTTGCACGGTGCACGCGAGCGCGTGCCGATGCTGCCGCTTTACGACGCAGCATCATACCCGTCGCCGGTGGTCGATCACGCGCGCGAAGCGCGCGCGTTTCTCGAGCGCTATCGCTCGTACGCCGCGCCCCGGCGGGGCGGCGCGCAAGGTTCCCCGGCGACGGGGGGGTAA
- a CDS encoding ABC transporter ATP-binding protein — translation MTRRAVLQRLAREARPYYPRIGIALALGTLAGVLSLVAPWAFGAIIGRVLAPPAGHHPDVRVLYFGLAATFAAQLLANLATYFQTYLTAWSGQHLIARWRVALFTRVLNLPLGEFDKWRPGELIARFSNDLQLMTDAVSVSLPQFVVAVVTFAASFAMMIYLDWLLTLTLVVVAPIVSFAVSKFQGLISTSTLNTQERVADLSANLAEVLSGQRVVKAFGGEEYEIRRFRRSNDDFFGAYMKLTQFIQTQPLVVSTIMVLAVVIIMWLSVREVLVGRLTTEHVFNYWLLLVNLANPLNRLAAFVGDLAKSVVGAGRVFEILDLPVEVADRPGARPLEVMKGAIDFENVSFWYKLDDPPALTGVNASVAAGEIVALVGRSGAGKTTLVNLVPRFYEPQRGVVRIDGTDVAEIRLADLRRAIGIVPQDPQLLRGTILDNIRYGRLDAPDDEARAAARDANADEFVEALPDGYATQVGERGIRLSGGERQRIAIARALLRDPRILILDEATSALDSHSEALIQQALERLMQGRTTLIIAHRLSTIRRAHRILYIEGGRVAEIGTHDELITRGGAYASLHSAQFA, via the coding sequence ATGACCCGCCGGGCGGTACTTCAGCGTCTTGCACGCGAGGCGCGACCCTATTACCCGCGCATCGGCATCGCGTTGGCGCTCGGAACGCTCGCCGGTGTGCTGAGCCTGGTCGCGCCGTGGGCCTTCGGCGCGATCATCGGGCGGGTGCTCGCTCCGCCCGCAGGACACCACCCCGACGTGCGCGTGCTCTATTTCGGCTTGGCAGCGACGTTTGCCGCGCAACTCCTCGCCAATCTCGCGACATACTTTCAGACGTACCTGACGGCGTGGAGCGGCCAACACCTGATCGCGCGGTGGCGCGTCGCACTCTTTACGCGCGTGTTGAACCTCCCGCTCGGAGAGTTCGACAAGTGGCGTCCGGGCGAGCTCATCGCGCGTTTCAGCAACGATCTCCAGCTCATGACCGACGCGGTGAGCGTCTCCCTGCCGCAGTTCGTCGTTGCCGTGGTGACGTTTGCCGCATCCTTCGCGATGATGATCTACCTCGATTGGCTCCTGACGCTGACGCTCGTCGTCGTCGCTCCGATCGTGTCGTTTGCCGTGTCGAAGTTCCAGGGCCTGATCTCCACGAGCACGCTCAACACGCAGGAGCGCGTCGCGGACCTGTCGGCGAATCTCGCCGAGGTTTTAAGCGGCCAGCGCGTGGTCAAAGCGTTCGGTGGAGAAGAGTACGAGATTCGGCGTTTTCGCCGCTCGAACGACGACTTCTTCGGCGCGTATATGAAGCTTACGCAGTTCATCCAAACGCAGCCGCTCGTCGTTTCGACGATCATGGTGCTGGCCGTCGTGATCATCATGTGGCTCTCGGTGCGGGAAGTACTCGTCGGGCGCCTGACGACGGAGCACGTCTTCAACTACTGGCTGCTCCTGGTCAATCTCGCCAACCCGCTGAATCGTCTAGCCGCGTTCGTCGGCGATCTCGCGAAGTCGGTCGTCGGCGCGGGGCGCGTTTTCGAGATTCTCGATCTCCCGGTCGAAGTAGCGGATCGCCCCGGAGCGCGGCCGCTCGAGGTAATGAAGGGGGCGATCGACTTCGAGAACGTCTCGTTTTGGTACAAGCTCGACGATCCGCCGGCGCTAACCGGCGTGAACGCGAGCGTTGCTGCAGGCGAGATCGTCGCGCTCGTCGGCCGATCGGGTGCGGGGAAGACGACCCTCGTGAATCTCGTACCACGTTTTTACGAACCGCAGCGCGGCGTCGTGCGAATCGACGGAACCGACGTCGCGGAGATTCGGCTCGCGGATCTCCGTCGCGCGATCGGCATCGTGCCGCAAGATCCGCAGCTGCTGCGCGGCACGATCCTCGACAATATTCGTTACGGGCGCCTCGACGCGCCCGATGACGAGGCGCGCGCGGCGGCGCGCGACGCGAATGCCGACGAGTTCGTCGAAGCGTTGCCGGACGGCTATGCGACGCAGGTCGGAGAGCGCGGCATACGTCTGTCAGGCGGGGAGCGGCAACGCATCGCGATTGCCCGTGCATTGCTGCGCGACCCTCGAATCCTGATTCTGGACGAGGCGACGAGCGCGCTGGACTCTCATTCGGAAGCGTTGATCCAGCAAGCGCTAGAGCGCCTGATGCAAGGCCGCACGACGCTCATCATCGCGCACCGCCTGTCGACGATCCGCCGCGCGCATCGTATTCTCTACATCGAAGGAGGCCGGGTAGCCGAGATCGGCACGCACGACGAGCTGATCACGCGCGGCGGGGCCTATGCTTCCCTTCACTCTGCGCAGTTCGCGTAA
- a CDS encoding PLDc N-terminal domain-containing protein: protein MKLIVELILSVILHPIAVIFAWINLIGRDDMDGWKKLLWALVCLLWPIGVLLYILLGDGALW from the coding sequence GTGAAACTCATCGTCGAGCTGATTCTCTCGGTCATACTGCATCCCATCGCCGTGATCTTCGCATGGATCAATCTCATCGGGCGCGACGACATGGACGGGTGGAAGAAGCTGCTATGGGCGCTGGTCTGCCTCTTGTGGCCGATCGGCGTGCTGCTCTACATTCTTCTGGGGGACGGCGCCCTGTGGTAA
- a CDS encoding DUF6600 domain-containing protein produces the protein MALVAHISVLQGGATITRAEGGQVVALRNAPLLAGDTFATRAGAQAELQLDPTVALRLDQNTTLQIVALTPHHRDVRLLGGTLEVSSQPNGDSPRVDTASIALGPDAPGLFRIAVTGGQTSVGAHRGTIRIITPNGTQVLSPGEDVTIAGPASQPVLRYAAQPPSDAFDGFNQTRDAVEIAARNDTRLPPPLRGVTEFSAYGTWRTLKPYGLTWQPHEYPRWAPYRDGRWFWRRGIGWTWIARESWGWIPYHYGAWIDDPTYGWCWVPPHPTPAPAWDPANAVFFAVVAGDRTQSVGWVARAPEESFHAALGAYRNARSPGGIALLDAADFYSGAFSRVQSPQLGQLASGVRLQAPPEPRLYHRAPSPRRM, from the coding sequence GTGGCCCTCGTCGCGCATATCAGCGTGCTGCAAGGGGGCGCAACGATAACGCGCGCTGAGGGCGGGCAGGTCGTTGCGCTGCGCAACGCACCGCTCCTCGCCGGCGACACGTTTGCAACGCGCGCCGGCGCGCAGGCCGAGCTCCAACTCGACCCCACCGTCGCGCTGCGGCTCGATCAGAACACGACGCTGCAGATCGTCGCGCTCACGCCGCACCATCGAGACGTTCGGCTCCTCGGCGGAACGCTCGAGGTCTCGTCGCAGCCCAACGGCGACTCACCGCGCGTCGACACGGCGTCGATCGCCCTCGGGCCGGATGCTCCCGGCCTCTTCCGCATCGCCGTTACCGGCGGCCAGACGTCGGTTGGCGCCCATCGCGGCACGATACGCATCATCACCCCCAACGGCACGCAGGTTCTCTCTCCCGGGGAGGATGTGACGATCGCCGGTCCGGCGTCGCAGCCCGTCTTGCGCTACGCGGCGCAGCCGCCGAGCGACGCGTTCGACGGGTTCAACCAGACGCGTGACGCCGTCGAGATCGCCGCTCGCAACGATACGCGCCTACCACCGCCGCTGCGCGGCGTCACGGAGTTCTCGGCGTACGGCACGTGGAGGACGCTGAAGCCGTACGGACTTACGTGGCAGCCGCACGAATACCCGCGCTGGGCGCCCTATCGCGACGGGCGCTGGTTCTGGCGTCGGGGAATCGGCTGGACGTGGATCGCGCGCGAATCGTGGGGATGGATCCCCTATCATTACGGCGCGTGGATCGACGATCCGACGTACGGATGGTGCTGGGTCCCGCCGCATCCCACGCCGGCGCCGGCGTGGGATCCGGCAAACGCCGTCTTCTTCGCGGTCGTCGCCGGCGACCGCACGCAGAGCGTCGGGTGGGTTGCGCGCGCTCCCGAAGAATCGTTTCACGCTGCGCTCGGCGCTTATCGCAACGCGCGCAGCCCCGGCGGAATCGCGCTTCTCGACGCAGCCGACTTCTATTCGGGCGCCTTCTCTCGCGTGCAATCGCCACAACTCGGGCAGCTAGCATCGGGCGTTCGTTTGCAGGCCCCGCCCGAGCCGCGTCTTTACCACAGGGCGCCGTCCCCCAGAAGAATGTAG
- a CDS encoding NUDIX hydrolase, whose translation MNVRIATGIARRGDCVLLVASTYANHPEPLWTLPGGRQEGAELARETVVRELREETGLQGRVVDFAYVSESYDGATHVMNLTFLLETTGEPSVPSSHDHVVAAQWVPIAALPERMRVAVVREPLLAYLRGSAQRYFGFHDAGVTIRWSE comes from the coding sequence ATGAACGTCCGCATCGCTACCGGCATCGCACGCCGGGGCGACTGCGTGCTCCTCGTCGCCTCCACGTACGCTAATCACCCGGAGCCACTCTGGACCCTGCCGGGCGGTCGCCAGGAAGGCGCAGAGCTTGCTCGTGAGACCGTCGTCCGCGAGCTGCGGGAAGAGACGGGATTGCAAGGTCGCGTCGTCGACTTCGCGTATGTGAGCGAAAGCTACGACGGCGCGACGCATGTGATGAATCTAACGTTTCTCCTCGAGACGACCGGCGAGCCGAGCGTTCCCTCCAGCCACGACCACGTCGTCGCAGCACAGTGGGTGCCCATAGCGGCGCTGCCCGAGCGCATGCGCGTCGCGGTCGTCCGCGAACCGCTGCTCGCGTACCTCCGAGGCTCTGCGCAGCGCTACTTTGGTTTTCACGATGCGGGGGTGACGATTCGATGGTCGGAGTAG
- a CDS encoding glycosyltransferase family 1 protein has protein sequence MIRIGVDAWNLPGDRRGIGRYLRAVLRAWSERFRDRVDVTLVVPEWHAWTVAQRYRREVDRSYPVVSRRFHGRAGLDALWFPFNGCSWTRFSLPAVATLCDASNFVVPGYAPEAQRIFRDAAARCAALLTLSRFSQTELARELRIPPERLVPIPLGVSAPLPPREDAGVASLGRFVLFVGTMERRKGIDVLARAMSLVQRERPDLTLVVAGESDPKSIEGIAVAVRALGYVDEQTLAALYRACALFAFPSRYEGFGLPILEAMSYGTPVVTCTASSLPEAGGDAAHYVEPEDPQALAEGIRRVVDDAAYAAELRRRGLARAATMTWERTAAATLDVFEGILQ, from the coding sequence ATGATCCGCATCGGCGTCGACGCGTGGAATCTCCCCGGCGATCGTCGCGGCATCGGGCGCTACCTTCGCGCCGTTCTGCGCGCGTGGAGTGAGCGGTTTCGCGACCGCGTCGACGTCACGCTCGTCGTTCCCGAATGGCACGCCTGGACCGTCGCGCAACGTTACCGGCGCGAGGTCGATCGCTCGTATCCCGTCGTCTCGCGGCGCTTTCACGGCCGCGCCGGCCTCGATGCACTCTGGTTTCCGTTCAACGGCTGCAGCTGGACCAGGTTCTCCCTGCCGGCCGTCGCGACGCTCTGCGACGCGTCGAACTTCGTCGTCCCGGGTTATGCGCCCGAAGCGCAGCGTATCTTTCGCGACGCTGCGGCGCGATGTGCTGCGCTCCTCACGCTCTCGCGCTTCTCGCAAACCGAGCTCGCTCGCGAGCTACGAATTCCACCGGAGCGGCTCGTTCCGATACCGCTTGGCGTCTCTGCGCCGCTGCCGCCACGCGAAGACGCCGGCGTCGCTTCACTCGGGCGTTTCGTGCTCTTCGTCGGCACGATGGAGCGGCGTAAGGGCATCGACGTGCTCGCTCGCGCGATGTCGCTCGTCCAGCGGGAGCGTCCCGATCTCACGCTCGTCGTCGCCGGCGAATCCGACCCGAAAAGCATCGAGGGGATAGCGGTCGCCGTGCGCGCGTTGGGATACGTCGACGAGCAAACGCTAGCCGCGCTCTACCGGGCCTGCGCGCTCTTCGCCTTTCCGTCACGGTACGAAGGTTTCGGCCTTCCGATCTTGGAGGCGATGAGTTACGGGACGCCGGTCGTCACCTGCACAGCGTCTTCGCTCCCGGAAGCGGGCGGCGATGCGGCGCACTACGTGGAGCCGGAGGATCCGCAGGCGCTCGCCGAAGGCATCCGGCGCGTCGTCGATGATGCCGCGTACGCGGCCGAGCTGCGCCGCCGCGGCCTGGCACGCGCGGCGACGATGACCTGGGAGAGAACCGCCGCCGCAACGCTCGACGTCTTCGAAGGCATCCTGCAATGA
- a CDS encoding glycosyltransferase family 1 protein translates to MALHVAVDARAAVEDTRGIGRYLRAILRRLAPRDDVALTLVVGGLSRWGMRVALERAVGSHRFRVCARVPRNADVLWNPANGTFLRWRGPSVATIHDAVPFRFPHEDRRHRRRDQLPFLRSVERAVRVIAVSRFGADEIHAVFGVPRERIAVIYHGVSPSFTPGEALPHAPLEIGGYLLFVGDPQAEPRKNFDLLYEAHRAAWPQGDGPPIAVAGTHAPQREGVVHAGHFADDLASETSAGLRNLYRGALAVVVPSYHETFGMPLVEAMACGTPVLASAASSLPEIGDDAVLFAPPRDVAAWSAALRRITEDGDERARLIARGFERAAAFQWNRSAEQHVAVFRDAAAR, encoded by the coding sequence GTGGCTCTTCACGTCGCCGTCGACGCACGCGCCGCAGTCGAGGACACGCGCGGCATCGGGCGCTACCTGCGCGCCATTCTGCGCCGTCTCGCTCCGCGCGACGACGTCGCCCTCACGCTCGTCGTTGGGGGCTTATCGCGCTGGGGCATGCGCGTGGCGCTCGAGCGCGCCGTCGGGAGCCATCGCTTCCGCGTCTGCGCGCGCGTGCCGCGTAACGCCGACGTGCTCTGGAATCCCGCGAACGGCACCTTTCTCCGCTGGCGCGGTCCGTCGGTCGCGACGATTCACGACGCGGTACCGTTCCGCTTTCCGCACGAAGACCGCCGCCACCGGCGCCGCGATCAACTGCCGTTTCTTCGATCGGTCGAGCGAGCCGTACGGGTCATCGCCGTCTCCCGTTTCGGCGCGGACGAGATTCATGCGGTCTTCGGGGTGCCGCGCGAGCGCATCGCCGTCATCTATCACGGCGTCTCACCCTCGTTCACGCCGGGTGAAGCGCTGCCGCACGCTCCGCTCGAAATCGGCGGGTACCTGCTCTTCGTCGGCGATCCGCAGGCCGAGCCGCGCAAAAACTTCGATCTGCTGTACGAAGCGCACCGCGCCGCATGGCCGCAGGGAGACGGACCACCCATCGCGGTTGCCGGCACACACGCGCCGCAGCGCGAAGGCGTCGTCCACGCCGGACACTTCGCCGACGACCTTGCCTCCGAGACGAGCGCCGGTTTGCGCAACCTCTATCGCGGAGCGCTGGCAGTCGTCGTGCCCTCTTATCACGAAACGTTCGGCATGCCGCTCGTCGAAGCGATGGCGTGCGGGACACCTGTCCTCGCGTCGGCGGCAAGCTCCTTACCGGAGATCGGGGACGACGCGGTACTCTTCGCGCCGCCGCGCGACGTTGCGGCCTGGAGCGCGGCGCTGCGTCGCATCACAGAAGACGGCGACGAGCGCGCGCGACTGATCGCGCGCGGTTTCGAACGCGCGGCAGCATTTCAATGGAATCGCAGTGCCGAGCAGCACGTCGCCGTCTTTCGCGACGCTGCTGCGCGATGA
- a CDS encoding phage holin family protein has translation MIHIFRFIVGAVVLYCIARFGSALGFDPGVTVRDAAIVALIFGVVNALIGPVLRLIAWPINFLTHGLFSIVINYVLFIITVDVAPHFAPTFRLSGTVNWWLADLWGALILMVVGTLVQQLWRHPSERGATQATP, from the coding sequence ATGATTCATATTTTCCGGTTCATCGTCGGCGCGGTCGTGCTGTACTGCATCGCGCGGTTCGGCTCGGCTCTCGGCTTCGATCCGGGCGTCACGGTACGGGACGCGGCCATCGTCGCGTTGATCTTCGGAGTGGTCAACGCACTGATCGGCCCCGTGCTGCGACTCATCGCCTGGCCGATCAACTTCCTGACCCACGGGCTGTTCAGCATCGTCATCAACTACGTGCTCTTCATCATCACCGTAGACGTGGCGCCGCACTTCGCGCCGACGTTCCGGCTTTCAGGGACGGTCAACTGGTGGCTCGCCGACCTCTGGGGTGCGCTCATCCTGATGGTCGTGGGCACCCTCGTCCAGCAGCTCTGGCGCCATCCCTCGGAGCGAGGGGCAACGCAAGCTACCCCCTAG